One genomic region from Haloprofundus salinisoli encodes:
- a CDS encoding HEWD family protein, translated as MSSGVRLRRPTERTCERCGRREAWSDDSESWRVAVDDADEPQTGSVHCIHEWDINGNFLPIEG; from the coding sequence ATGAGCAGTGGTGTCCGACTCCGCCGACCGACAGAGAGAACCTGCGAGCGCTGTGGCCGTCGCGAGGCGTGGAGCGACGACAGCGAGTCGTGGCGCGTCGCCGTCGACGACGCCGACGAGCCGCAGACCGGCAGCGTCCACTGTATCCACGAGTGGGATATCAACGGCAACTTCCTCCCCATCGAGGGATAA
- a CDS encoding EthD family reductase, whose amino-acid sequence MIKLVELLVRRDGMSHEEFVDYWLNEHSPIAREMPGLQKYVTSVPKDPERTEYDGVLELYFEDSEAMAAAFDSEAGERTLADAEQFLETGAGPRLVLDETIQLDDL is encoded by the coding sequence ATGATTAAACTGGTAGAACTGCTGGTGCGCCGCGACGGGATGTCCCACGAGGAGTTCGTCGACTACTGGTTGAACGAACACAGCCCTATCGCCAGGGAGATGCCGGGGCTCCAGAAGTACGTCACCTCGGTACCGAAAGACCCCGAACGCACCGAGTACGACGGCGTGCTCGAACTGTACTTCGAGGACAGCGAGGCGATGGCGGCCGCTTTCGACTCAGAGGCGGGCGAGCGAACCCTCGCGGACGCCGAACAGTTCTTAGAGACCGGCGCGGGACCTCGACTCGTCCTCGACGAGACGATACAGCTCGACGACCTCTAG